The following proteins are encoded in a genomic region of Astatotilapia calliptera chromosome 22, fAstCal1.2, whole genome shotgun sequence:
- the LOC113014939 gene encoding lamin-A-like isoform X2 encodes MATPKNTPRGANTPLSPNRITRLQEKEDLCNLNDRLAVYIDKVRSLEVENAGLRLRITESETEVSRELTGLKAAYETELADARQTLDSVAKERARLQLELGKLREDHKELKARNTKKESELGGALQRLKDLEALLNSKDASLTTALGEKRNLEVENRDLKAQVAKLDTSLADAKKQLQDEMLRRVDGENRIQTLKEELEFQKNLHSEELREIKRRHESRVVELDNGHQQEFECKLAEALADMRNQHELQIKMYKDEIEKTYNTKLESARQSADRSSHLVGAAHEELQQIRVRLESTSTQLSQLQKQLAAREAKIRDLEDALSRERDSTRRLLGEKDREMAEMRHQMQQQLDEYQELLDVKLALDMEICAYRKLLEGEEQRLRLSPSPPPTRAAGSRSSTSGALSRSIHHSAQNSPAKRRRPNDTDSEASSFAGGAVSRTRITQQASASGRVTVDEVDLDGKYVRLSNKADEDQNLGNWQVKRQVGSGTPIAFKFPAKFTLKAGQRVTIWASNSGGTHNPPSDLVWKNQPSWGTGDLFQTTLISTNGEEMAMRKVTRTHLEEEDDDMVAHSTCGDGEYNLRSRTVVCGSCGLPSDKSSNCSVSSASRSFRSGGISEGLLPHSYVFSTSTPRKTGGRMESCPIM; translated from the exons ATGGCGACACCCAAAAACACTCCACGAGGTGCAAACACACCACTTTCTCCCAACCGGATCACCCGTCTCCAGGAAAAGGAGGACCTCTGCAACCTCAACGATCGACTGGCCGTCTACATCGACAAGGTCCGCTCTCTGGAGGTTGAGAACGCCGGGCTGCGTCTGCGCATCACCGAGTCGGAGACAGAGGTCAGCCGGGAGCTGACGGGTCTGAAGGCCGCCTATGAGACGGAGCTGGCAGATGCCCGCCAGACACTGGACTCGGTGGCCAAAGAGCGAGCACGGCTGCAGCTGGAGCTGGGCAAGCTGCGAGAGGACCACAAGGAGCTGAAAGCCAG gAACACTAAAAAAGAGTCAGAACTGGGGGGAGCCTTGCAGAGGCTCAAAGACCTGGAGGCTCTGCTTAATTCGAAGGATGCTTCCTTGACTACGGCTCTTGGAGAAAAGCGTAACCTCGAGGTGGAAAACAGGGACTTGAAGGCGCAGGTTGCCAAG TTGGATACCAGCTTGGCCGATGCCAAGAAGCAGCTGCAGGATGAGATGCTGAGGAGGGTGGATGGAGAGAATCGCATCCAGACTCTGAAAGAGGAGCTGGAATTTCAGAAGAACCTCCACTCTGAG GAGCTGCGGGAGATAAAGAGGCGTCATGAGTCCCGCGTGGTTGAACTGGATAATGGCCACCAGCAGGAGTTTGAATGCAAACTGGCCGAGGCACTGGCGGATATGCGCAACCAGCATGAGCTGCAGATTAAAATGTACAAGGATGAGATCGAGAAGACCTACAACACCAAG CTGGAGAGTGCTCGTCAGTCAGCAGACAGGAGCAGCCACCTGGTTGGGGCAGCACACGAGGAGCTCCAGCAGATCCGAGTACGCCTGGAGTCCACGTCgactcagctcagccagctACAGAAACAG CTGGCAGCTCGTGAGGCAAAGATCAGGGACCTCGAGGATGCTCTGTCGCGGGAGCGGGACAGCACGCGTCGCCTTCTGGGTGAGAAGGATCGAGAGATGGCAGAGATGAGGCaccagatgcagcagcagctcgATGAGTATCAGGAACTCCTCGACGTTAAGCTGGCCCTGGACATGGAGATATGCGCCTACAGGAAGCTGCTGGAGGGAGAAGAGCAAAG ACTGCGTCTTTCGCCCAGCCCTCCTCCTACCAGGGCGGCGGGAAGTCGATCCTCTACTTCTGGAGCTCTCTCTCGATCTATCCACCACAGCGCTCAGAACTCCCCTGCTAAGAGACGTCGCCCTAACGACACCGACAGCGAGGCCTCCAGCTTCGCCGGTGGAGCCGTTTCCCGCACTCGCATCACCCAGCAGGCTTCGGCCAGTGGACGTGTCACTGTGGACGAGGTGGATCTGGATGGGAAATATGTCAGACTCAGCAACAAAGCTGATGAG GATCAGAATCTGGGGAACTGGCAGGTGAAGCGGCAGGTGGGATCTGGCACTCCCATCGCCTTCAAGTTCCCAGCTAAATTCACCTTGAAGGCTGGTCAGAGGGTGACG ATCTGGGCCTCTAATTCTGGTGGAACTCATAATCCTCCATCTGACCTGGTGTGGAAGAATCAGCCCTCCTGGGGCACCGGAGACCTCTTCCAGACTACTTTGATCAGCACTAATGGAGAG GAAATGGCAATGAGGAAGGTCACCCGCACTCACcttgaagaagaagatgatgacaTG GTGGCTCACAGCACCTGTGGGGACGGCGAGTACAACCTGCGGAGCCGGACGGTCGTGTGCGGCTCATGCGGACTTCCTTCAGATAAATCCAGCAACTGCTCCGTGTCCTCTGCTTCCCGCTCCTTCCGCAGCGGAGGCATCTCCGAGGGTTTACTGCCCCACTCCTACGTGTTCAGCACGAGCACACCTCGCAAG ACTGGAGGCAGAATGGAGAGCTGTCCAATCATGTGA
- the LOC113014939 gene encoding lamin-A-like isoform X1, translating into MATPKNTPRGANTPLSPNRITRLQEKEDLCNLNDRLAVYIDKVRSLEVENAGLRLRITESETEVSRELTGLKAAYETELADARQTLDSVAKERARLQLELGKLREDHKELKARNTKKESELGGALQRLKDLEALLNSKDASLTTALGEKRNLEVENRDLKAQVAKLDTSLADAKKQLQDEMLRRVDGENRIQTLKEELEFQKNLHSEELREIKRRHESRVVELDNGHQQEFECKLAEALADMRNQHELQIKMYKDEIEKTYNTKLESARQSADRSSHLVGAAHEELQQIRVRLESTSTQLSQLQKQLAAREAKIRDLEDALSRERDSTRRLLGEKDREMAEMRHQMQQQLDEYQELLDVKLALDMEICAYRKLLEGEEQRLRLSPSPPPTRAAGSRSSTSGALSRSIHHSAQNSPAKRRRPNDTDSEASSFAGGAVSRTRITQQASASGRVTVDEVDLDGKYVRLSNKADEDQNLGNWQVKRQVGSGTPIAFKFPAKFTLKAGQRVTIWASNSGGTHNPPSDLVWKNQPSWGTGDLFQTTLISTNGEEMAMRKVTRTHLEEEDDDMQVAHSTCGDGEYNLRSRTVVCGSCGLPSDKSSNCSVSSASRSFRSGGISEGLLPHSYVFSTSTPRKTGGRMESCPIM; encoded by the exons ATGGCGACACCCAAAAACACTCCACGAGGTGCAAACACACCACTTTCTCCCAACCGGATCACCCGTCTCCAGGAAAAGGAGGACCTCTGCAACCTCAACGATCGACTGGCCGTCTACATCGACAAGGTCCGCTCTCTGGAGGTTGAGAACGCCGGGCTGCGTCTGCGCATCACCGAGTCGGAGACAGAGGTCAGCCGGGAGCTGACGGGTCTGAAGGCCGCCTATGAGACGGAGCTGGCAGATGCCCGCCAGACACTGGACTCGGTGGCCAAAGAGCGAGCACGGCTGCAGCTGGAGCTGGGCAAGCTGCGAGAGGACCACAAGGAGCTGAAAGCCAG gAACACTAAAAAAGAGTCAGAACTGGGGGGAGCCTTGCAGAGGCTCAAAGACCTGGAGGCTCTGCTTAATTCGAAGGATGCTTCCTTGACTACGGCTCTTGGAGAAAAGCGTAACCTCGAGGTGGAAAACAGGGACTTGAAGGCGCAGGTTGCCAAG TTGGATACCAGCTTGGCCGATGCCAAGAAGCAGCTGCAGGATGAGATGCTGAGGAGGGTGGATGGAGAGAATCGCATCCAGACTCTGAAAGAGGAGCTGGAATTTCAGAAGAACCTCCACTCTGAG GAGCTGCGGGAGATAAAGAGGCGTCATGAGTCCCGCGTGGTTGAACTGGATAATGGCCACCAGCAGGAGTTTGAATGCAAACTGGCCGAGGCACTGGCGGATATGCGCAACCAGCATGAGCTGCAGATTAAAATGTACAAGGATGAGATCGAGAAGACCTACAACACCAAG CTGGAGAGTGCTCGTCAGTCAGCAGACAGGAGCAGCCACCTGGTTGGGGCAGCACACGAGGAGCTCCAGCAGATCCGAGTACGCCTGGAGTCCACGTCgactcagctcagccagctACAGAAACAG CTGGCAGCTCGTGAGGCAAAGATCAGGGACCTCGAGGATGCTCTGTCGCGGGAGCGGGACAGCACGCGTCGCCTTCTGGGTGAGAAGGATCGAGAGATGGCAGAGATGAGGCaccagatgcagcagcagctcgATGAGTATCAGGAACTCCTCGACGTTAAGCTGGCCCTGGACATGGAGATATGCGCCTACAGGAAGCTGCTGGAGGGAGAAGAGCAAAG ACTGCGTCTTTCGCCCAGCCCTCCTCCTACCAGGGCGGCGGGAAGTCGATCCTCTACTTCTGGAGCTCTCTCTCGATCTATCCACCACAGCGCTCAGAACTCCCCTGCTAAGAGACGTCGCCCTAACGACACCGACAGCGAGGCCTCCAGCTTCGCCGGTGGAGCCGTTTCCCGCACTCGCATCACCCAGCAGGCTTCGGCCAGTGGACGTGTCACTGTGGACGAGGTGGATCTGGATGGGAAATATGTCAGACTCAGCAACAAAGCTGATGAG GATCAGAATCTGGGGAACTGGCAGGTGAAGCGGCAGGTGGGATCTGGCACTCCCATCGCCTTCAAGTTCCCAGCTAAATTCACCTTGAAGGCTGGTCAGAGGGTGACG ATCTGGGCCTCTAATTCTGGTGGAACTCATAATCCTCCATCTGACCTGGTGTGGAAGAATCAGCCCTCCTGGGGCACCGGAGACCTCTTCCAGACTACTTTGATCAGCACTAATGGAGAG GAAATGGCAATGAGGAAGGTCACCCGCACTCACcttgaagaagaagatgatgacaTG CAGGTGGCTCACAGCACCTGTGGGGACGGCGAGTACAACCTGCGGAGCCGGACGGTCGTGTGCGGCTCATGCGGACTTCCTTCAGATAAATCCAGCAACTGCTCCGTGTCCTCTGCTTCCCGCTCCTTCCGCAGCGGAGGCATCTCCGAGGGTTTACTGCCCCACTCCTACGTGTTCAGCACGAGCACACCTCGCAAG ACTGGAGGCAGAATGGAGAGCTGTCCAATCATGTGA
- the usf2 gene encoding upstream stimulatory factor 2 isoform X1 has protein sequence MDMLEQSLDSSASHDKQETEEVVQLQEGEAVGTDEQTAVTITGVPQTAFADHNVQYQFRTDNSGGQVTYRVVQVTDDQLEAAADGTGAVSVVSTAAFAGAPQAVAQAVIQNPFSNGGSPGGETVGGETRFAYFPAATVSDGTATAVSVQATADPTITQAGGQFYVMMSPPEVLQTATQRTIAPRTHTYTADLGESEMLQHGSSDWKVDGPRAPRDERRRAQHNEVERRRRDKINNWIVTLSKIIPDCSIDSRTGASKGGILSKACDYIRELRQNNQRLQDSYKEVERVEMDNELLRQQIEELKNDNALLRAQLQQHGIEVNGDATPQ, from the exons ATGGATATGCTGGAGCAAAGTCTGGACAGCTCGGCGAG tcacgacaaacaggaaacagaggagGTGGTGCAGCTACAGGAAG gggAAGCTGTGGGGACGGACGAGCAGACTGCAGTGACCATCACCGGTGTCCCTCAGACTGCATTTGCTGACCACAATGTGCAGTACCAATTTCGTACAGACAACAGCGGCGGACAG GTGACCTATCGCGTGGTTCAGGTGACAGATGACCAACTAGAAGCGGCAGCTGATGGGACGGGAGCCGTCAGCGTCGTCTCCACTGCAGCATTTGCTGGAGCCCCTCAGGCAGTAGCGCAG GCCGTCATCCAGAATCCTTTCAGCAACGGGGGAAGTCCTGGCGGGGAGACGGTGGGAGGAGAGACACGTTTCGCTTATTTCCCTGCAGCCACAGTCAGCGATGGAACAGCCACGGCCGTGTCGGTGCAGGCCACCGCCGACCCAACAATTACACAAGCGGGAG GTCAGTTCTACGTGATGATGAGCCCACCTGAGGTGCTGCAGACGGCGACCCAACGTACCATAGcgccacgcacacacacctacactgC AGACCTTGGTGAAAGCGAGATGTTGCAGCATGGCAGTTCAGACTG GAAAGTAGATGGTCCACGGGCGCCCAGGGATGAGAGGCGAAGAGCACAGCACAATGAAG tggagagaagaagaagagacaaGATTAATAACTGGATTGTCACGCTGTCAAAAATCATTCCTGACTGCAGCATCGACAGCAGAACCGGAGCG AGTAAAGGAGGCATCCTGTCCAAAGCGTGCGACTACATCCGCGAGTTGCGTCAGAATAACCAGCGGCTGCAGGACAGTTACAAAGAGGTGGAGCGAGTCGAGATGGACAACGAGCTGCTTAGACAACAG ATTGAGGAATTAAAGAATGACAACGCACTGCTTCGagcacagctgcagcagcacgGTATAGAAGTCAACGGAGATGCAACACCTCAGTGA
- the usf2 gene encoding upstream stimulatory factor 2 isoform X2, whose amino-acid sequence MDMLEQSLDSSASHDKQETEEVVQLQEGEAVGTDEQTAVTITGVPQTAFADHNVQYQFRTDNSGGQVTYRVVQVTDDQLEAAADGTGAVSVVSTAAFAGAPQAVAQAVIQNPFSNGGSPGGETVGGETRFAYFPAATVSDGTATAVSVQATADPTITQAGGQFYVMMSPPEVLQTATQRTIAPRTHTYTAKVDGPRAPRDERRRAQHNEVERRRRDKINNWIVTLSKIIPDCSIDSRTGASKGGILSKACDYIRELRQNNQRLQDSYKEVERVEMDNELLRQQIEELKNDNALLRAQLQQHGIEVNGDATPQ is encoded by the exons ATGGATATGCTGGAGCAAAGTCTGGACAGCTCGGCGAG tcacgacaaacaggaaacagaggagGTGGTGCAGCTACAGGAAG gggAAGCTGTGGGGACGGACGAGCAGACTGCAGTGACCATCACCGGTGTCCCTCAGACTGCATTTGCTGACCACAATGTGCAGTACCAATTTCGTACAGACAACAGCGGCGGACAG GTGACCTATCGCGTGGTTCAGGTGACAGATGACCAACTAGAAGCGGCAGCTGATGGGACGGGAGCCGTCAGCGTCGTCTCCACTGCAGCATTTGCTGGAGCCCCTCAGGCAGTAGCGCAG GCCGTCATCCAGAATCCTTTCAGCAACGGGGGAAGTCCTGGCGGGGAGACGGTGGGAGGAGAGACACGTTTCGCTTATTTCCCTGCAGCCACAGTCAGCGATGGAACAGCCACGGCCGTGTCGGTGCAGGCCACCGCCGACCCAACAATTACACAAGCGGGAG GTCAGTTCTACGTGATGATGAGCCCACCTGAGGTGCTGCAGACGGCGACCCAACGTACCATAGcgccacgcacacacacctacactgC GAAAGTAGATGGTCCACGGGCGCCCAGGGATGAGAGGCGAAGAGCACAGCACAATGAAG tggagagaagaagaagagacaaGATTAATAACTGGATTGTCACGCTGTCAAAAATCATTCCTGACTGCAGCATCGACAGCAGAACCGGAGCG AGTAAAGGAGGCATCCTGTCCAAAGCGTGCGACTACATCCGCGAGTTGCGTCAGAATAACCAGCGGCTGCAGGACAGTTACAAAGAGGTGGAGCGAGTCGAGATGGACAACGAGCTGCTTAGACAACAG ATTGAGGAATTAAAGAATGACAACGCACTGCTTCGagcacagctgcagcagcacgGTATAGAAGTCAACGGAGATGCAACACCTCAGTGA
- the tekt2 gene encoding tektin-2, which translates to MMPSLNAKPGLHRSVSEWTSNNQQLSATAQHERHISNVIRQEGRTLRNETNFKTRWDETDTCRRLSDRVWDVARWKEVLETCAQKVDEEMETLTLSKEHTEQALAATAVPLEVTTECLTLREGRQGHELVTDPVDEQLKKEVELIERVQQVLQQHTSRAFEQLCILQEVRHQLTADLQNKMDALDIDMSCLSLTIKSPHISLKTNPTRIPSGSSTPQEWVQFSQHNVARAHEAMQVSQQIREDMNLTRAQLQNELETQRRATEFALRKRNHLEEQARHELEWQIKTTEEEMAEMEIDIHGLDADLQAKTANLKLAHTRLETRTNRPNVDLCRDEVQHGLVNEVQQLEATIAALKQKLSEAQHSLQKMKLHHSRMLQDLSRKQEALSLEQRSLNTRARLTATSSTDNKNSALVVPLANSSGRSNLQLLAQ; encoded by the exons ATGATGCCTTCACTAAATGCAAAGCCTGGCCTGCACCGCAGTGTGTCAGAGTGGACCAGCAACAATCAGCAGCTGTCTGCCACAGCTCAACACGAACGACACATTTCGAATGTCATCAGACAGGAAGGGAGGACACTACGCAACGAGACTAACTTTAAG ACACGCTGGGATGAGACTGATACGTGTCGTAGGCTGAGTGACCGTGTTTGGGATGTTGCTCGGTGGAAGGAAGTGTTGGAAACTTGTGCTCAGAAAGTAGATGAAGAGATGGAGACTCTGACACTG TCCAAAGAGCACACCGAGCAAGCTTTGGCTGCCACTGCTGTTCCTCTGGAGGTCACCACTGAATGCCTGACACTGAGGGAGGGACGGCAAGGGCACGAGCTGGTAACGGACCCCGTGGACGAACAGCTGAAGAAAGAGGTGGAGCTGATTGAAAGAGTGCAGCAAGTTCTGCAGCAGCACACTAGCAGGGCCTTTGAGCAGCTATG CATTCTGCAGGAGGTGCGGCACCAGCTGACTGCTGATCTCCAGAACAAGATGGATGCTCTGGATATTGACATGTCCTGTCTGTCACTTACGATAAAATCGCCCCACATCTCCCTAAAGACCAACCCGACTCGCATACCATCAGG CTCCTCCACCCCCCAGGAGTGGGTCCAGTTCAGCCAGCATAATGTGGCTCGTGCCCATGAGGCGATGCAGGTTTCCCAGCAAATAAGGGAGGATATGAACCTCACCCGAGCACAG CTGCAGAATGAGTTGGAGACTCAACGCAGAGCCACAGAGTTTGCTCTCCGCAAACGTAATCACCTTGAAGAGCAGGCCCGACATGAGCTGGAGTGgcaaataaaaact ACTGAGGAGGAAATGGCAGAAATGGAAATTGACATCCACGGGCTGGATGCAGATCTGCAGGCGAAGACAGCCAACCTGAAGCTTGCTCACACCAGACTGGAGACCAGGACCAACAGGCCTAACGTGGACCTGTGCAGAGATGAG GTGCAGCACGGCCTCGTTAATGAAGTCCAGCAACTGGAGGCCACGATCGCAGCTCTGAAGCAGAAGCTCTCTGAAGCTCA GCACTCTCTGCAGAAAATGAAGCTGCATCACTCCCGCATGCTGCAGGATCTTTCCAGAAAACAGGAAGCTCTGTCTCTGGAACAACGAAGCCTGAACACCCGCGCTCGCCTCACAGCAACCTCCAGCACCGACAATAAAAACTCGGCGCTCGTGGTCCCGCTGGCAAACTCCAGTGGGAGGAGCAACCTGCAGCTGCTGGCTCAGTGA
- the LOC113014963 gene encoding free fatty acid receptor 3, with the protein MQLAVKDCIALIIYILTFLLGLPANLLVFFVYMRKARKHGATPNVVYALNLCLANLGLLVWLPVKTLETLLQDWRLPAPVCLVYNFFLFSSLYGSCLFITAVTAGRYFSIAFPIVYKRWRCARNSCIISAVLWLLVVLHLSPGVMVEEGGFFVSTGNNASVCYEVFSASQLAVLLPLRLEMAITLFLLPLIVSTFCTMRCVTLVWRSKLSPMGKRRVLAVALSTLAVFVVCYAPYNASHVVGFVMGENVKWRTYAMLTSTCNVFLDPVVMLMLSPVMSRGILGRICGRQSQFSHRGGSRYRCKAVSEASKVRPPTVPSEGSKPGA; encoded by the coding sequence ATGCAGCTGGCTGTCAAGGACTGCATTGCTCTCATCATCTACATCTTGACCTTTCTGCTCGGCCTTCCTGCCAACCTGCTCGTCTTCTTTGTGTACATGCGCAAGGCTCGTAAACATGGTGCCACACCCAACGTGGTCTACGCCCTCAACTTGTGTCTGGCCAACTTGGGGCTGTTAGTCTGGCTGCCTGTCAAGACTCTGGAGACTTTGCTTCAGGACTGGAGGCTGCCTGCTCCCGTGTGTCTTGTCTAcaacttcttcctcttctcgtCCCTGTATGGCAGCTGTCTGttcatcactgctgtaacagcGGGTCGTTACTTCAGCATAGCATTCCCGATTGTCTACAAGAGATGGCGCTGTGCTCGTAACTCCTGCATCATCAGCGCTGTCTTGTGGCTGTTGGTGGTGCTACACCTCAGCCCTGGCGTGATGGTCGAAGaaggggggttttttgtttccaCAGGTAATAACGCCTCAGTTTGCTATGAAGTTTTTAGTGCGTCCCAGCTGGCCGTGCTGCTGCCACTCCGCCTGGAGATGGCCATCACCCTGTTTCTTTTGCCTCTGATTGTGTCAACTTTTTGCACGATGCGCTGCGTCACGCTGGTGTGGCGCTCGAAATTGTCCCCCATGGGAAAAAGAAGAGTGCTGGCTGTTGCGCTGTCCACGCTCGCTGTGTTTGTGGTTTGCTACGCACCCTACAACGCCTCACACGTCGTGGGGTTTGTGATGGGGGAGAACGTGAAGTGGAGGACGTACGCTATGCTGACGAGCACCTGTAACGTATTCCTGGACCCTGTGGTCATGCTGATGCTATCTCCAGTCATGTCAAGAGGCATCTTGGGAAGAATCTGTGGACGGCAAAGCCAGTTCAGCCACAGGGGGGGTTCTCGGTACCGGTGTAAAGCCGTCAGTGAAGCTTCAAAAGTTAGACCACCAACTGTCCCATCTGAGGGGAGCAAACCTGGGGCTTAG